A window from Triplophysa dalaica isolate WHDGS20190420 chromosome 3, ASM1584641v1, whole genome shotgun sequence encodes these proteins:
- the pitrm1 gene encoding presequence protease, mitochondrial: MFRQSRTIVRKLTNLSFQGSWRSRGTSAVERAQQYTVGKKIHGFSVTEVTAVPDLFLTAVKLTHDSTGAQYLHAARDDSNNLFSVQLRTTPMDSTGVPHILEHTVLCGSQRFPCRDPFFKMLNRSLSTFMNAFTASDYTMYPFSTQNAKDFQNLLSVYLDAVFFPSLRELDFWQEGWRLEHETPTDPSSRLVFKGVVFNEMKGVFSDNERIYGQHLQNKLLPDHTYSVVSGGEPLAIPDLTWEQLKQFHATHYHPSNARFFTYGDLPLEQHLEQIEREALSKFERTQPNTAVPPQTLWDKPRATHVTCSPDSLAPDPTKQNSLCISYLLGDITNTFETFTMNLLSSLMISGPNSPFYKALIEPKIGSDFSSSVGFDSSTRQATFTVGLQGMAEADTDRVKHIIAQTIDDIVTTGFEEEQVEALLHKIEIQIKHQSTSFGLALASYVASCWNHDGDPVELLKISENVSRFRQCLKDNPRFLQDKVQQYFKDNAHQLTLSMSPDEKYLDKQTEAEEHKLRHKIQNLTDVDLKDIYEKGLQLLDAQNTAQDASCLPALKVSDIEPIIPYTPVQLGTAGGVPVQYCEQPTNGMVYFRAVCNLNSLPEDLKIFVPLFCSVVTKLGSGGLDYRQQAQRIELKTGGMSVSPQVIPDTDDLDLYEQGIVLSSSCLERNLPDMFQLWSDIFNSPNFDDEERLRVLVMMSAQELANGISYSGHMYAMTRAARSLTPTADLQETFGGMDQVKFMKRIAEMTDLTSVLRKLPRMKRHLFNLENTRCAVNATPQKMSDAANEMERFISNISGNRKERKPVRPSVVERSLDPQTRSAGSRKLISEPHFKPCQMKTFFQLPFPVNFVSECVRTVPFTHDDFASLCILARMMTAKFLHGEIREKGGAYGGGVRQGSGGLFSFYSYRDPNSTQTLSAFRGGVEWAREGKFTQQDVDEAKLSVFSAVDAPVAPSDKGLGRFLSGITDEMKQTYRERLFAVTDKNLIDVAGRFLGVGQKTHGVAILGPENEIIRKDPSWVVK, from the exons ATGTTTCGGCAAAGTAGGACAATCGTCAGAAAACTCACAAATTTGAG TTTCCAGGGTTCGTGGAGGTCGAGAGGAACCTCTGCTGTCGAGAGAGCACAGCAGTACACAGTGGGAAAGAAGATTCACGGATTTTCTGTGACAGAG GTAACTGCAGTTCCAGATTTGTTCCTGACAGCAGTTAAACTCACTCATGATTCTACCGGCGCTCAATATCTACATGCAGCCAGGGATGATTCCAACAATCTCTTCAG TGTGCAATTACGTACCACACCCATGGACAGCACGGGTGTCCCCCACATTCTTGAACACACGGTTCTGTGTGGTTCTCAGCGGTTCCCGTGTAGAGATCCTTTCTTTAAAATGCTCAATCGCTCCCTCTCCACCTTCATGAATGCATTCACAG CGAGTGATTACACAATGTATCCGTTCTCGACCCAGAATGCCAAAGACTTCCAGAaccttctgtctgtctatctggaTGCTGTTTTCTTCCCCTCTCTCAGAGAACTGGACTTCTG gCAGGAGGGTTGGAGACTGGAACATGAGACCCCCACAGACCCCTCCAGCCGTCTGGTGTTTAAGGGAGTGGTGTTCAATGAAATGAAAGGAGTGTTT TCAGATAATGAGCGTATATACGGTCAGCACCTGCAGAATAAGCTTTTGCCGGATCACACGTATTCTGTTGTTTCTGGAGGGGAGCCGCTAGCGATCCCTGATCTGACCTGGGAGCAGCTCAAACAGTTCCACGCCACACACTACCACCCCAGCAATGCAAG GTTCTTTACGTACGGGGACTTGCCGTTGGAACAGCATCTGGAGCAAATAGAGAGAGAAGCCCTGTCTAAGTTTGAAAGAACGCAACCCAACACAGCAGTTCCACCCCAAACGCTCTGGGACAAACCG AGGGCGACTCATGTGACATGCAGCCCGGATTCTCTGGCTCCTGACCCCACAAAACAAAACTCGCTCTGCATAAGCTATCTGCTCGGAGA CATCACCAACACGTTTGAGACGTTTACCATGAACCTTCTCTCCTCTTTGATGATCTCTGGTCCAAACTCTCCATTCTACAAAGCCCTGATCGAGCCCAAAATCGGTTCCGACTTCTCTTCCTCCGTAGG GTTTGATAGCAGCACCAGACAAGCAACTTTCACCGTTGGTCTCCAGGGCATGGCAGAGGCCGACACTGACAGAGTCAAACACATCATTGCCCAAACCATCGATGACATTGTTAC AACCGGTTTTGAAGAGGAGCAGGTTGAAGCTCTGCTACATAAGATTGAGATTCAGATAAAACATCAGTCCACCAGCTTCGGCTTGGCTCTGGCTTCA taTGTTGCATCTTGTTGGAATCACGACGGTGATCCGGTGGAACTGCTTAAGATCAGTGAAAATGTGTCCCGCTTCCGACAGTGTCTGAAGGACAACCCTCGCTTCCTACAGGACAAAGTCCAGCAGTACTTTAAg GATAACGCACATCAACTGACCCTTTCCATGAGTCCTGATGAGAAGTACCTGGACAAACAGACCGAagctgaagaacacaaactacGGCACAAGATACAAAACCTCACCGACGTGGACCTCAAAGACATCTATGAGAAAG GTTTACAGCTGTTGGATGCTCAGAACACAGCTCAGGATGCCTCTTGTCTCCCTGCGTTGAAGGTGTCCGACATTGAGCCGATCATTCCCTACACACCTGTACAGCTTGGTACCGCAG GTGGTGTGCCTGTGCAGTACTGCGAGCAGCCCACCAATGGCATGGTGTATTTCAGAGCTGTGTGTAACCTCAACTCCCTCCCTGAAGACCTGAAGATCTTTGTTCCCTTGTTCTGCAGCGTCGTCACCAA GTTGGGCAGCGGCGGGCTGGATTATCGTCAGCAGGCTCAGCGTATTGAACTAAAGACCGGAGGCATGTCTGTCTCTCCACAGGTCATACCAGACACCGATGACCTCGATCTGTATGAGCAG GGTATTGTACTTTCTTCTTCTTGCCTGGAAAGAAATTTACCCGACATGTTTCAGCTGTGGAGTGACATATTCAACAG CCCCAATTTTGATGATGAGGAGCGTCTGCGTGTGCTGGTCATGATGTCAGCTCAAGAGCTGGCCAATGGGATATCGTACTCCGGTCACATGTATGCGATGACACGTGCTGCTCGATCCCTCACGCCCACAGCGGACCTGCAGGAGACCTTCGGTGGGATGGACCAG GTGAAGTTTATGAAGCGAATAGCCGAGATGACTGATCTGACATCAGTTTTGAGGAAACTTCCCAGGATGAAGAGACACTTGTTCAATCTGGAAAACACGAG ATGTGCAGTTAACGCCACACCGCAGAAAATGTCTGATGCTGCCAATGAAATGGAAAGATTTATCAGTAATATATCAGGGAACAGGAAAGAGCGCAAACCTGTTAGACCAAGCGTTGTTGAG AGGTCACTGGATCCTCAAACTCGATCAGCTGGAAGTCGTAAACTCATCTCA GAGCCTCATTTTAAACCTTGCCAGATGAAGACCTTTTTTCAGCTTCCTTTTCCTGTGAACTTCGTCAGCGAGTGTGTACGCACTGTGCCGTTCACACACGATGATTTCGCCAG TCTGTGTATTCTAGCAAGGATGATGACTGCGAAGTTCTTGCATGGAGAGATCAGAGAAAAGGGTGGAGCCTATGGAGGCGGGGTCAGACAGGGATCTGGTGGCCTGTTCTCCTTTTATTCATATAG AGATCCAAACTCCACACAGACATTATCGGCTTTCCGTGGCGGTGTCGAATGGGCACGAGAGGGGAAGTTCACACAGCAGGACGTGGATGAGGCGAAACTTTCAGTGTTCTCTGCTGTTGATGCACCTGTGGCACCCTCAGATAAAG GTTTGGGGAGATTTCTAAGTGGTATTAcggatgaaatgaaacaaacgtATAGAGAGAGACTGTTTGCCGTGACGGATAAAAACCTAATTGATGTCGCTGGCAG gTTTCTAGGTGTTGGCCAGAAGACACATGGTGTGGCGATTCTAGGTCCAGAAAATGAAATCATCAGAAAAGATCCATCCTGGGTGGTGAAATAG
- the pfkpb gene encoding ATP-dependent 6-phosphofructokinase, platelet type isoform X5, producing MVGSIDNDFCGTDMTIGTDSALHRIIEVVDAIMTTAQSHQRTFVLEVMGRHCGYLALVSALACGADWVLIPEMPPKDGWEEQMCQKLSENRADKKRLNIIIVAEGAIDQNNKPVTTDHIKDLVVHCLGFDTRVTILGHVQRGGTPSAFDRILASRMGVEAVLALLEASPGTPACVVSLCGNQAVRVPLMECVQMTQEVQKAMDEKRFKEAVKLRGRSFENNLKTYKLLSHHKTDDELPHSSFNVAVLNVGAPAAGMNAAVRSAVRVGITEGHTMFAVSDGFEGFYKGQIKEIKWGDVGGWTGQGGSLLGTKRTLPAKHIVKIAEQMRIHNINALLVIGGFEAYMGLMELQAARSKHEEFCVPMVMVPATVSNNIPGSDLSIGADTALNAITDTCDRIKQSASGTKRRVFIIETMGGYCGYLATVGALAAGADAAYIYEESFDIRDLQSNVEHLTAKMKTGIQRGLVIRNENCSENYTTDFIYQLYSEEGKGVFDCRKNVLGHMQQGGAPSPFDRNFGTKIAAKAMQWISKKLKEFYREGRVFANTEDSACLLGMRRRALLFQPVTQLKDETDFVHRIPKEQWWLRLRPLMKILAKYKTSYDVSDAGQLEHIVPLRAKDNSAI from the exons ATGGTGGGCTCAATAGACAACGACTTCTGCGGGACAGATATGACTATTGGCACTGACTCCGCATTGCACAGGATCATAGAGGTGGTGGATGCGATAATGACCACAGCACAGAG CCATCAAAGGACCTTTGTGCTTGAGGTCATGGGCAGACACTGTGG GTATCTAGCATTAGTCAGTGCTCTCGCATGTGGAGCTGACTGGGTCCTCATTCCAGAAATGCCTCCCAAAGATGGCTGGGAGGAACAGATGTGCCAGAAATTATCAGAG AATCGTGCTGATAAGAAGCGGCTTAATATCATCATAGTAGCAGAAGGCGCAATAGACCAAAACAACAAGCCCGTAACCACAGACCATATAAAGGAT CTGGTGGTGCACTGCTTGGGATTTGACACCCGGGTCACCATCTTGGGCCACGTCCAGAGAGGAGGAACACCCTCTGCCTTCGACAGAATTTTG GCAAGTCGTATGGGTGTGGAAGCTGTGTTGGCCCTGTTAGAAGCGTCTCCCGGTACCCCGGCGTGTGTGGTGTCGCTATGTGGGAACCAGGCCGTCAGGGTTCCTCTGATGGAATGTGTTCAAATG ACTCAGGAGGTGCAGAAGGCCATGGatgaaaaaagatttaaagaggCTGTAAAGCTACGTGGCAG AAGTTTTGAAAACAACCTGAAAACCTACAAACTCTTGTCTCACCACAAAACGGACGATGAGCTGCCACAT AGTTCATTTAATGTAGCCGTGTTGAATGTTGGTGCTCCGGCAGCAGGGATGAATGCAGCGGTGCGCTCAGCGGTCAGGGTGGGCATTACCGAGGGTCACACTATGTTTGCGGTCAGTGATGGATTTGAGGGCTTCTACAAGGGGCAG ataaaagaaataaaatggggGGATGTCGGAGGCTGGACTGGTCAGGGTGGCTCCCTACTAGGGACAAAAAG AACCCTTCCAGCAAAGCATATTGTAAAGATTGCAGAACAGATGAGGATTCATAACATCAATGCTTTACTGGTTATTGGAGGATTTGAG GCATATATGGGACTTATGGAGCTGCAAGCAGCTCGCTCTAAACACGAAGAGTTTTGTGTTCCCATGGTGATGGTTCCGGCCACTGTGTCCAACAATATTCCCGGCTCTGACCTGAGCATTGGGGCAGACACTGCCCTCAACGCCATCACAGAC ACGTGTGACCGCATAAAGCAGTCGGCCAGCGGCACCAAGCGGCGGGTGTTCATAATTGAGACGATGGGCGGGTACTGTGGTTACCTAGCGACCGTGGGGGCACTGGCGGCAGGAGCCGATGCAGCCTACATCTATGAGGAATCGTTTGACATCCGTGACCTTCAG TCTAACGTGGAGCATTTAACTGCGAAGATGAAGACCGGCATCCAGAGGGGTTTAGTGATCAG GAATGAGAACTGCAGTGAGAACTACACCACTGACTTCATCTATCAGCTGTACAGCGAAGAGGGCAAAGGAGTGTTTGACTGCAGGAAGAATGTCCTGGGACACATGCAGCAG GGCGGCGCTCCATCCCCCTTTGACAGAAACTTTGGCACTAAAATTGCAGCTAAAGCCATGCAGTGGATCTCCAAGAAGCTCAAAGAGTTTTACAGAGAGG gacGTGTGTTTGCGAACACAGAGGATTCAGCGTGTTTGCTGGGAATGAGACGCAGGGCACTTCTCTTCCAACCTGTGACACAACTCAAGGATGAGACAGATTTTGT TCACAGGATCCCAAAGGAACAGTGGTGGCTCAGACTACGGCCACTCATGAAGATACTGGCCAAGTACAAAACCAGTTATGACGTGTCCGACGCTGGCCAACTGGAACACATCGTCCCTCTGAGAGCTAAAGACAACTCTGCTATTTAA